In Streptococcus pneumoniae, the sequence TTCTTGGGAAGCTAGACCTTGGGATAAAGATGAGAAGTTACATCCAACAAACTGGGTTGTGAGTGAGTCCATTTCATTTTTACAAAGAAGAGATCCAACGGTTCCTTTTTTTCTCAAAATGTCTTTTGAAAAACCACATGCTCCATTAAATCCCCCAAAATACTATTTTGATATGTATATGGAACGCTTGCCTCAATTTCTCGATTTGCATATCGGGAATTGGGAAGTATTAGAAAAGCAAATTCCGTCTATTTATGCTTTAAGAGGGAAATTAAAGGAAGATGATCAAAGAAGAATGGTTGCTGCTTATTTTGGATTGATTACTCATATAGACCATCAAATTAGTCGCTTTTTGACTTCCCTAAAAGAATTTCGTCATGATAAAGATACGATTATCTGGTTTGTTTCGGATCATGGAGATCAGCTTGGTGAACATTATCTGTTTAGAAAGGGATATCCTTATCAGGGAAGTATCCACATTCCTTCGTTTATTTACGATCCGGCTGGATTGATAGCTGGTAATAGGGGAACAATCAAGCAATTAGTGAAAATTCAAGATATTTTTCCTTCACTCGTGGATTTGGCAGGAGGAACTACTACAGATGAACTAGATGGACGGAGTGTTAAGAATTTATTATTTGGACAGTACGAGGGGTGGCGAACAGAATTTCATGGTGAACATGCTTTAGGAAAAGATTCTAGTCAATATATCTTGACAGACCAGTGGAAATTTATCTGGTTTCCTGTTTTAAATCATTATCAGTTATTTGATATGAAAAAAGATCCGCATGAAATGAATGATTTGTATCCAAGCGAAAAATACCAACCTATTGTTCGTCAGATGAAGAAAAAATTAGTAGACTTTCTTAGATATAGAGAAGAAGGTTTTGTTGTGGATGAAGAGTTAGTTCCTGTTGAACTTTCTAAAATAACGCCAACTCTAACGAAAACGGGGGATAGTCAATCATGAAAATGAAAAAAATCAAGGGTGGGACATTTATGATGGGAACAAATTCTGAAGAGGGCTTTTTAGATGATTTTGAAGGTCCTCAAGTCGCTGTTAGTGTAAAGGATTTTTCCATTGCGGATACTCCAGTTACGAATCAAGAATTTGCTCAATTTGTGAAAGAAACAGGCTATAAAACACTAGCTGAGCGACAAGAGTGGTCTTTTGTTTTTATATTGTTCGTTCCAGAGGCAGAAAGGGAGGGATATCCTCATCCTGCTGGGGCTCCGTGGTGGTTACAAGTTCCGAACGCTTGCTGGAAACATCCCTACGGTGAGAACAGTAATCTAGTGGGTTTAGAAGACCATCCAGTAGTTCATGTTGCTTTAGAAGATGCATTGGCTTTCTGTAATTGGAGCGGAATGTCTTTACCTACTGAAGCACAGTGGGAATATGCTGCTAGAGGAGGAAGACAATCTGAATATCCTTGGGGAGATACTCTTTTAGAAGGTGGATATTATCATGCCAATACTTGGCAAGGAAGATTTCCTTATGAAAATACTGCCTTAGATGGATTTATAGGAACGGCTCCTGTCTATGAATTTTTACCTAATGATTTTGGTCTATATCAAATGATTGG encodes:
- a CDS encoding arylsulfatase, with product MVQTKQPNIILIVVDQMRADALSLNSKDKLVSTPTLDMMASVGYNFENAYSPVPSCVPARAALLTGLDQDKSGRVGYQDEVPWNFTNTLPKVFKDMGYQTECIGKMHVFPSRQRLGFDHVLLHDGYLHVDRKYDKAYGSQFDYVSDYLAFLKGKVGYDVDLIDDGMDCNSWEARPWDKDEKLHPTNWVVSESISFLQRRDPTVPFFLKMSFEKPHAPLNPPKYYFDMYMERLPQFLDLHIGNWEVLEKQIPSIYALRGKLKEDDQRRMVAAYFGLITHIDHQISRFLTSLKEFRHDKDTIIWFVSDHGDQLGEHYLFRKGYPYQGSIHIPSFIYDPAGLIAGNRGTIKQLVKIQDIFPSLVDLAGGTTTDELDGRSVKNLLFGQYEGWRTEFHGEHALGKDSSQYILTDQWKFIWFPVLNHYQLFDMKKDPHEMNDLYPSEKYQPIVRQMKKKLVDFLRYREEGFVVDEELVPVELSKITPTLTKTGDSQS
- a CDS encoding formylglycine-generating enzyme family protein produces the protein MKMKKIKGGTFMMGTNSEEGFLDDFEGPQVAVSVKDFSIADTPVTNQEFAQFVKETGYKTLAERQEWSFVFILFVPEAEREGYPHPAGAPWWLQVPNACWKHPYGENSNLVGLEDHPVVHVALEDALAFCNWSGMSLPTEAQWEYAARGGRQSEYPWGDTLLEGGYYHANTWQGRFPYENTALDGFIGTAPVYEFLPNDFGLYQMIGNVWEWCRNPRYTLLASFNEDDYELPKYGIQDEEYAIRGGSFLCHCSYCNRYRVAARNGCISTSTSSHLGFRCLKE